Within the Bacillus sp. E(2018) genome, the region TTTTTGAACTCGCGAAGCGTTTTACCTGCTGCTTTACCTAGCTCAGGCAGCTTTTTCGGTCCAAACATAACAAGAGCTGCAAGTCCGATTACCGCGATACTTCCTGGTCCTAACATAACGATTACCTCCTTGTTTTAAGAATAGTTTTTCATAAAATAAACAAGCGATTGCAATTCAACAGCTAGATCGATGTGATGAACACGAATCTCTGGTGAGACGGTCAATCGTGCGGGTGTGAAGTTTAAGATGCCTGTTACACCTGCGCGCTCTAACTGATCTGCAATCGGTTGAGCGGCTCCTACTGGAACGGTGAGGATCGCAACATCGATACCCCGGTTCTTCAACTCTTGCTCGATGTCTTCTGTATGGTAGATTGGAACTCCGGCAATTTCGCTGCCGATTTTAGCTCGGTCTACATCAAATGCGACTTCTATTTTGGTATTATTATTTTTGGTGAAGTTGTAATGTAAAAAGGCCGTGCCTAAGTTACCTACTCCGATTAACGCCACGGTTGTTGTTTCATCCTGGTTCAACGTTTTCGCGAAGAACGACAGCAGATAATTAACATTGTAGCCATAACCTTTTTTGCCTAATGCGCCAAAGTAGGAAAAATCTCTGCGGATCGTTGCAGAATCTACTTTAACGGCTTCGCTTAATTCAGCAGAAGACACCCTTTGTTTACCGGAAGATGATAAGTTTTTCAAAAAACGATAATACAAGGGCAGCCGTTTTGCTGTTGCGTGTGGTATTTTTAACTGGTCTTGGTTCATATTTGGAGCCCTCCAAGTTTAGAAAGCTTATCTATTCCTATTGTATCATATTTTGTCAGGGCTTGAAGAACGTAGAAAGTCCCCATTCTTGCCTCCTGTTTTCGATTGGAGGTATGTAGGCCCGATCACCATTCCCTTATCCGCTGCTTTACACATATCGTAGACGGTTAACGCTGCTGCAGAAGCCGCTGTTAACGCCTCCATCTCAACGCCGGTACTGCCTTTCGTTTTCACTTCGACTTGGATGTTTAATTTAAACATTTTGTCCGCTAATTCATCCCATGAAAAAGACAGATCAACGCCAGTCAGTGATAACGGGTGACACATCGGGATCCAGTCAGAGGTTTTTTTCGCAGCCATGATTCCAGCGATTTGTGCGACGGCTAGAACGTCCCCTTTTTTAAATCCGTTTTCTTTGATCTTAAGGAAGACTTCTTCTGAAACCGTTACCCCGCTTACCGCTACGGCTGTTCGGTGAGATGTTTCTTTTGCCGAAATATCAACCATGCGCGCACGGCCTTCTTCGTTAAAATGGGTAAACTCTGTCATAAAACCCCTCCTCATGATGAATATACACGAAACCGCTTTTATTGTCGTTAAGATTTTACTTGTAATTATTGCAAAATGTTGAACATTCCCTTTGTTGGCGCGAATCTCCAAACTACGCTAAACTACTAGTTAGACAGGGTCATTTGTATAAAGGCTGATGCATGATTGTTGAATGTAGTTGATTTCCGTTCCAGGTGCTTCGCTTTCCGCGGGGCGACCGGTGAGCCCCTTGCCGCTTTGCGCCCTTAAGGGTCTCACCTGACCGCTCGTCCCGCAGGAGTCTCTCACCTTACACTCCAATCAACTATTCAATGAAGCACTTTTCAAAAGCAACAAACAAGTCTATCAAATAAATAACCACCCGTTTTCCATAGAGGTGAAATTACAATGATTATTTTACAAGTTCAGGACGTTACGAAGTCGTTTGGCGCGGACGTTATTTTATCGAATATAAAACTAGAGGTTCAGAAGGGCGAGCGGATCGCTCTTGTTGGGCGGAACGGTGCGGGTAAATCTACGCTGC harbors:
- a CDS encoding twin-arginine translocase TatA/TatE family subunit, coding for MLGPGSIAVIGLAALVMFGPKKLPELGKAAGKTLREFKNATKGMMDEEDEKKESEQLKK
- the moaC gene encoding cyclic pyranopterin monophosphate synthase MoaC, with the translated sequence MTEFTHFNEEGRARMVDISAKETSHRTAVAVSGVTVSEEVFLKIKENGFKKGDVLAVAQIAGIMAAKKTSDWIPMCHPLSLTGVDLSFSWDELADKMFKLNIQVEVKTKGSTGVEMEALTAASAAALTVYDMCKAADKGMVIGPTYLQSKTGGKNGDFLRSSSPDKI
- a CDS encoding redox-sensing transcriptional repressor Rex codes for the protein MNQDQLKIPHATAKRLPLYYRFLKNLSSSGKQRVSSAELSEAVKVDSATIRRDFSYFGALGKKGYGYNVNYLLSFFAKTLNQDETTTVALIGVGNLGTAFLHYNFTKNNNTKIEVAFDVDRAKIGSEIAGVPIYHTEDIEQELKNRGIDVAILTVPVGAAQPIADQLERAGVTGILNFTPARLTVSPEIRVHHIDLAVELQSLVYFMKNYS